A portion of the Actomonas aquatica genome contains these proteins:
- a CDS encoding ribonucleoside-diphosphate reductase subunit alpha produces MNPSLAHDLALKAANQNTADRPSYAWRECVPTDTPLLPPIKLIAPQGETEFNLAEVAETLGNAVTNVHLARGEKGNIFTPETRGFVGRIVKEVAANLAAQSLKQSPLKVSLNDLYELIEKTLVDNNAYDVAKSLLLNRSRKLTPPGSRHATAGVRVIRRSNQVVPYIAQKVEIAVRKSFLSLQQDSSGAVGVTEAVTARVLGSKQSFVHIEEIQDIVQEELMKSGHYKVAEAYILYRALRNEHRDESNDNDEGDEAAFRKAAASAQPAMIVVKQPDGSTKLWDRADLKKRIEFASIGLDLCLSPEEIEIELLRSVFDEINQKDLDSTIVLNSKTLIEKDADFSKFAGRIQLTYIYQEVLGWDIVTDGIGKLKEFHHKALAKHLKHGADIKRINGKLLDYDLERLAEALDPSADLELDFLGVQTLYDRYLIIDKTVKPARRLETPQLFWMRVSMGLFLGEEGDREARVLSLYNLYKSRRFCSSTPTLFNSGTLHSQLSSCYLYYVDDSLEGIMYRGIAENAQLSKWAGGLGGSWSAVRGTGAHIAGTNGESQGVIPFLKLHNDQLVAVNQGGKRKGSGCAYLESWHNDIFEFLELRKNTGDDRRRTHDMNTANWIPDLFMKRMEAREEWTLFRANEVKDLHDLYGKKFEEAYLRYEQLAEEGKIYGQKIKALELWKKMLSMLFETGHPWITFKDACNLRSPQDHVGVVHSSNLCTEITLNTSNDETAVCNLGSVIIENHLTPDGAIDHEKLRETIRTAIRALDNVIDINFYPTKAAETSNRRHRPIGMGVMGLANALYRKGIAFASEAAVDFNDEMMEAIAYYAYEASSDLAAERGTYSSYKGSKWDRGLLPPDTVDLLEQERGVPVEVPRGGKMDWTPLREKIAKQGMRNSNVLAIAPTATISNITGTSPCIEPGYKNLFVKSNLSGDFTVLNHHLVRDLKARGLWDQDMIDNLKYFDGELKDIDRIPEDIKAKYLTAFGIDHKWVVDAAARRQKWIDQAQSVNLWLATPDLKTLSHMYRHAWHTGLKTTYYLRTLGASNIEKATVAVKKEMRGATAEAGQKKTFTEAEKRACSIEAMRNGEECEACQ; encoded by the coding sequence ATGAATCCTTCCCTCGCCCACGACCTCGCGCTCAAAGCCGCCAACCAAAACACCGCCGACCGACCCAGCTACGCCTGGCGCGAGTGCGTGCCCACCGACACGCCCCTGCTCCCGCCCATCAAGCTGATCGCGCCGCAGGGCGAGACGGAGTTTAACCTGGCCGAAGTCGCCGAGACCCTGGGCAACGCCGTCACCAACGTGCACCTCGCCCGCGGCGAGAAGGGCAACATCTTCACCCCCGAGACGCGCGGCTTCGTGGGCCGCATCGTGAAGGAGGTCGCCGCCAACCTCGCCGCCCAGTCCCTCAAGCAGTCCCCGCTCAAGGTCTCCCTCAACGACCTCTACGAGCTCATCGAGAAGACCCTCGTCGACAACAACGCCTACGACGTCGCCAAGAGCCTCCTCCTCAACCGCTCCCGCAAGCTCACCCCTCCCGGCTCCCGTCACGCCACCGCCGGCGTGCGCGTCATCCGCCGCTCCAACCAAGTCGTCCCCTACATCGCCCAAAAGGTCGAGATCGCCGTCCGCAAATCCTTCCTCTCCCTCCAGCAGGACTCCTCCGGCGCCGTCGGCGTGACCGAGGCCGTCACCGCCCGCGTGCTCGGCTCCAAGCAGAGCTTCGTCCACATCGAGGAGATCCAGGACATCGTCCAGGAGGAGCTCATGAAGTCCGGCCACTACAAGGTCGCCGAGGCCTACATCCTCTACCGCGCCCTGCGCAACGAGCACCGCGACGAGTCCAACGACAACGACGAGGGCGACGAGGCCGCCTTCCGCAAGGCCGCCGCCTCCGCCCAGCCCGCCATGATCGTGGTCAAGCAGCCCGACGGCTCCACCAAGCTCTGGGACCGCGCCGACCTCAAGAAGCGCATCGAGTTCGCCTCCATCGGCCTCGACCTCTGCCTCTCCCCCGAGGAGATCGAGATCGAGCTCCTCCGCTCCGTCTTCGATGAGATCAACCAAAAGGACCTCGATTCCACCATCGTCCTCAACTCCAAGACCCTCATCGAAAAGGACGCCGACTTCTCCAAGTTCGCCGGCCGCATCCAGCTCACCTACATCTACCAGGAAGTCCTCGGCTGGGACATCGTCACCGACGGCATCGGCAAGCTGAAGGAGTTCCACCACAAGGCCCTCGCCAAGCACCTCAAGCACGGCGCCGACATCAAACGCATCAACGGCAAGCTCCTCGACTACGACCTCGAACGCCTCGCCGAAGCCCTCGATCCCTCCGCCGACCTCGAGCTCGACTTCCTCGGCGTCCAGACCCTCTACGATCGCTACCTCATCATCGACAAGACGGTGAAGCCGGCCCGCCGCCTCGAGACCCCGCAGCTCTTCTGGATGCGCGTCTCCATGGGCCTCTTCCTCGGCGAAGAGGGCGACCGCGAAGCCCGCGTGCTCTCGCTCTACAACCTCTACAAGAGCCGCCGCTTCTGCAGCTCCACGCCGACACTCTTCAACTCCGGCACGCTGCACTCCCAGCTCTCCTCCTGCTACCTCTACTACGTCGACGACTCCCTCGAGGGCATCATGTATCGCGGCATCGCCGAGAACGCCCAGCTCTCCAAGTGGGCCGGCGGCCTCGGTGGCTCCTGGTCCGCCGTCCGCGGCACCGGCGCGCACATCGCCGGCACCAACGGCGAGTCGCAGGGCGTCATCCCCTTCCTCAAGCTCCACAACGACCAGCTCGTCGCCGTCAACCAGGGCGGCAAGCGCAAGGGCTCCGGCTGCGCCTACCTCGAGTCGTGGCACAACGACATCTTCGAGTTCCTCGAACTTCGCAAAAACACCGGTGACGACCGCCGTCGCACCCACGACATGAACACGGCCAACTGGATTCCCGACCTGTTCATGAAGCGTATGGAAGCCCGCGAGGAGTGGACCCTCTTCCGCGCCAACGAGGTGAAGGACCTCCACGACCTCTACGGCAAAAAGTTCGAGGAAGCCTACCTGCGCTACGAGCAACTCGCCGAGGAAGGCAAAATCTACGGCCAGAAGATCAAGGCCCTAGAGCTCTGGAAGAAGATGCTCTCCATGCTCTTCGAGACCGGCCACCCCTGGATCACCTTCAAAGACGCCTGCAACCTCCGCTCGCCGCAGGACCACGTCGGCGTGGTGCACTCCTCCAACCTCTGCACCGAGATCACGCTCAACACCTCCAACGACGAGACCGCCGTCTGCAACCTCGGCTCGGTCATCATCGAGAACCACCTCACGCCCGACGGCGCGATCGACCACGAGAAGCTGCGCGAGACCATCCGCACCGCCATCCGCGCGCTCGACAACGTCATCGACATCAACTTCTACCCGACCAAGGCCGCCGAGACCTCCAACCGTCGCCACCGCCCCATCGGCATGGGTGTCATGGGTCTGGCCAACGCCCTCTACCGCAAGGGCATCGCCTTCGCGTCCGAGGCCGCCGTCGACTTCAACGACGAGATGATGGAGGCCATCGCCTACTACGCCTACGAAGCCTCCTCCGACCTCGCCGCCGAGCGCGGCACCTACTCGAGCTACAAAGGCTCCAAGTGGGACCGCGGACTCCTCCCGCCCGACACCGTCGACCTCCTCGAGCAGGAACGCGGCGTTCCGGTCGAGGTCCCGCGCGGTGGCAAGATGGACTGGACCCCGCTGCGCGAGAAGATCGCCAAGCAAGGCATGCGTAACAGCAACGTGCTGGCCATCGCCCCAACCGCGACCATTTCCAACATCACCGGCACCAGCCCCTGCATCGAGCCCGGCTACAAGAATCTCTTCGTGAAGAGCAACCTGTCCGGTGACTTCACCGTGCTGAACCACCACCTCGTCCGCGACCTCAAGGCCCGCGGCCTGTGGGACCAGGACATGATCGACAACCTCAAGTATTTCGACGGCGAGCTGAAGGACATCGATCGGATTCCCGAGGACATCAAAGCGAAGTATCTCACCGCCTTCGGCATCGATCACAAGTGGGTGGTGGACGCGGCGGCCCGCCGCCAAAAGTGGATCGACCAGGCCCAGTCGGTGAACCTCTGGTTGGCGACGCCGGACCTCAAGACCCTGAGCCACATGTATCGCCACGCCTGGCACACCGGCCTCAAGACCACGTATTATTTGAGGACCTTGGGCGCCTCGAACATCGAGAAAGCCACGGTTGCTGTGAAGAAGGAGATGCGTGGTGCGACGGCGGAAGCAGGCCAGAAAAAGACCTTTACCGAGGCCGAGAAGCGCGCCTGTTCAATCGAGGCGATGCGCAACGGAGAGGAGTGCGAAGCCTGTCAGTAA
- a CDS encoding ribonucleotide-diphosphate reductase subunit beta, which yields MQKSFTVGSKTFLLDQTKAEAAFAAKKVINGRETMTFNLLPLKYQWAYDLYRKMKANHWEPEDIPMGKDIEQWRDDNVVNDQERWIIRMGIGYFSAAEGIVGDNIQHVTRELVTAPELKLVLGRHAHEENIHADSLLYMISSLGINPHECEAMFEDIPTIVRKNEFVTKNSKDLRRDIDLTDPENKKLLARNMFLFGQCMEGTQFYGLFGMILSLYRQNKFPGIGQMFRYTLRDESNHIEVFRNLFMDLIEENREIWTTEFKEELRETMREAVTLEKEFIRDCLPVNAVGLVIDDFLTYIDYIADRRLEGCGLTPLNPGIKNPLPWLAEMMDIKKEQNFFEGRVTEYQKSSALEAADDDDL from the coding sequence ATGCAAAAGTCTTTTACCGTCGGTTCCAAAACCTTCCTGCTCGATCAAACCAAAGCCGAAGCCGCCTTCGCGGCCAAGAAGGTCATCAATGGTCGCGAGACCATGACCTTCAACCTGCTCCCGCTGAAGTATCAGTGGGCCTATGATCTGTATCGGAAGATGAAGGCGAACCACTGGGAGCCGGAGGACATCCCGATGGGTAAGGACATCGAGCAGTGGCGCGACGACAACGTAGTCAATGACCAGGAGCGTTGGATCATCCGCATGGGCATCGGTTATTTCTCCGCCGCCGAGGGCATCGTGGGGGACAACATCCAGCACGTCACCCGTGAGCTGGTCACCGCCCCCGAGCTCAAGCTCGTGCTCGGCCGCCACGCCCACGAGGAGAACATCCACGCCGATTCACTCCTCTACATGATCTCCTCGCTCGGCATCAACCCGCACGAGTGCGAGGCCATGTTCGAGGACATCCCCACCATCGTGCGCAAGAACGAGTTCGTGACCAAGAACTCCAAGGACCTGCGCCGCGACATCGATCTGACTGACCCGGAGAACAAGAAGTTGCTCGCCCGCAACATGTTCCTCTTCGGCCAGTGCATGGAGGGCACTCAGTTCTACGGCCTCTTCGGCATGATCCTCTCGCTCTACCGCCAGAACAAGTTCCCGGGCATCGGCCAGATGTTCCGCTACACCCTGCGCGACGAGTCCAACCACATCGAGGTCTTCCGCAACCTGTTCATGGACCTCATCGAGGAGAACCGCGAGATCTGGACCACCGAGTTCAAAGAGGAGCTCCGCGAAACCATGCGCGAAGCCGTCACCCTCGAGAAGGAGTTCATTCGCGACTGCCTGCCGGTCAACGCCGTCGGCCTCGTGATCGACGACTTCCTCACCTACATCGACTACATTGCCGACCGTCGCCTCGAAGGCTGCGGTCTCACGCCCCTCAATCCCGGCATCAAGAACCCGCTCCCGTGGCTCGCCGAGATGATGGACATCAAGAAGGAGCAGAACTTCTTCGAGGGGCGCGTCACCGAATACCAGAAGTCCTCGGCCCTCGAAGCCGCCGACGACGACGATCTTTAA
- a CDS encoding response regulator, with amino-acid sequence MKVLIADDEYVTRLMLDAALREHGCEPIEAVDGRSAWDMIIREEPQIVISDWVMPEITGLDLCQRVRDQAGHYVYFILLTNRAPTRSNREMALRAGVDDFLTKPINPEELAMRLGVARRLIGFADRAGRIDQALPSCRRCRRVANADGEWCAMEVVVPEGEPVAFTYTDCPECAAERARVRTRSSAAPF; translated from the coding sequence ATGAAAGTTCTCATTGCCGACGACGAATACGTCACCCGCCTGATGCTCGATGCCGCACTGCGGGAGCACGGTTGCGAACCCATCGAGGCCGTCGACGGGCGTTCTGCCTGGGATATGATTATCCGTGAAGAGCCGCAGATCGTGATCAGCGATTGGGTGATGCCGGAGATCACCGGTCTGGACCTCTGTCAGCGCGTGCGGGATCAGGCGGGGCATTACGTGTATTTCATCCTGCTGACCAACCGTGCGCCCACCCGCTCCAACCGCGAAATGGCCCTGCGTGCTGGCGTGGACGATTTTCTCACCAAGCCGATCAATCCAGAAGAGCTGGCCATGCGCCTCGGCGTCGCCCGGCGTTTGATCGGGTTTGCCGACCGCGCGGGTCGGATCGATCAGGCGCTGCCCAGTTGCCGTCGCTGTCGCCGAGTGGCGAATGCCGACGGTGAATGGTGTGCCATGGAAGTGGTGGTGCCCGAGGGGGAGCCCGTTGCCTTCACCTATACCGATTGTCCCGAGTGCGCCGCCGAGCGGGCGCGAGTGCGCACGCGCTCCAGCGCCGCTCCGTTCTAA
- a CDS encoding hybrid sensor histidine kinase/response regulator, with protein sequence MSMTIRLLMVEDDPMQARWVGDRLAVDGIECLTVVADREGPLRRALDEDVYDLAICDYRLPDYDGLSALRLMRASRPGLPIIVMSSEGTEELVAECFRAGATDFVLKSNPARFAPAVRRALQTARERSEREELMARLGKLGSQVPGVLFQARMRPDGSLGFPFAGERLRDLFDLAPADLRANMGLFLDKLLPEDAEGFVESLRESARLLKPWKHECRWRQGDGAVRWLEGTATPECEPAGGVLWHGFITEITDRKELEANLADMRDRALESSRLKSEFLANMSHEIRTPMNGIIGMTNLLLKGELSDPQREMSEVIRRSGESLLGIINEILDFSKIESGRFKVDREPFGLGRMIEDTCALLDATARQKGIKLTCELEPRVHGEFLGDGARIRQVLTNLVGNAIKFTQEGEVLVSAGVVCTDGDCETVRIEVHDSGVGIPRAAQAKLFQPFTQADGSTTRRFGGTGLGLAISLRLVELMGGVIDFESEEGEGSTFWFEIPLVGGRSRSGRKGDPRLEDLRVLVVAHDGDRRRSLLARLLEVGIRGDEATTAEGAVHRLTAARDGLDDGEFQCVLMLDDLQGVDAVELATLIRADVAYRGVKLGLVGAVDGRATGVAAACFDWRWPEAVSRDALRSCFNEVLEALHPVAEPEREAGEEDVLLTNRRPAAPERKLRLLVVEDNHENQIVARMLLDWLGHSVEVVGDGKQALARLREATFDAVLMDCHMPVLDGFSTTRRIRRGEVEGVSENLPIIALTANALESDRERCLQSGMSDYIAKPIEPEELAAAFARCRLLGEPTAGEGASAAAARTVPAALRMSDWDPQPVRLFETMSTRDGASLAVTMVELFLKETAGRLAEVERCFAARDADELEMVAHKLAGSAANIGAFVMRDALREIENLAADHGWEQVPNEIARARDSWLRLEPLLADYVVTRTSAA encoded by the coding sequence ATGAGCATGACGATCCGATTGTTGATGGTGGAGGACGACCCGATGCAGGCGCGTTGGGTGGGTGATCGTTTGGCGGTGGATGGTATCGAGTGCCTCACCGTCGTGGCCGATCGCGAGGGGCCGCTGCGTCGGGCGCTCGACGAGGATGTTTACGACCTCGCGATCTGCGACTATCGGCTGCCCGATTACGACGGTCTCTCCGCGTTGCGGCTGATGCGCGCCAGTCGCCCGGGGTTGCCGATCATCGTGATGTCATCCGAGGGCACCGAAGAGCTTGTGGCCGAGTGTTTTCGGGCCGGGGCGACCGACTTCGTGCTCAAGTCCAACCCGGCCCGGTTTGCGCCGGCGGTGCGGCGAGCGTTGCAGACCGCCCGGGAGCGCTCGGAGCGCGAGGAGCTCATGGCGCGGCTGGGCAAACTCGGTTCGCAGGTGCCGGGGGTGCTGTTCCAGGCGCGTATGCGGCCGGATGGCAGCCTGGGGTTTCCCTTTGCCGGGGAGCGTTTGCGGGATCTCTTCGACCTCGCACCGGCTGACCTGCGGGCGAACATGGGGCTGTTCCTGGACAAGCTGCTGCCGGAAGACGCGGAAGGATTTGTGGAGTCGTTGCGGGAGTCGGCGCGGCTGTTGAAGCCATGGAAACATGAATGTCGCTGGCGCCAGGGCGACGGTGCGGTGCGTTGGCTGGAAGGCACGGCCACGCCGGAATGTGAACCGGCGGGCGGCGTGTTGTGGCATGGCTTCATCACCGAGATCACGGACCGCAAGGAATTGGAGGCGAACCTGGCCGACATGCGTGACCGGGCGTTGGAATCGTCACGGCTCAAATCGGAGTTTTTGGCCAACATGAGTCATGAGATTCGCACGCCGATGAACGGGATCATCGGCATGACCAATCTCCTGCTCAAAGGGGAGCTCAGCGATCCGCAGCGCGAGATGAGTGAAGTCATCCGCCGCAGTGGCGAATCGCTGTTGGGGATCATCAATGAGATCCTCGATTTTTCGAAGATCGAGTCGGGCCGCTTCAAGGTCGACCGCGAGCCTTTCGGCCTCGGGCGCATGATCGAGGACACCTGCGCCCTGCTCGACGCGACGGCGCGGCAGAAAGGCATCAAGCTCACCTGCGAGCTGGAGCCGCGGGTGCATGGGGAGTTTCTGGGCGACGGCGCGCGTATCCGCCAGGTCCTTACAAATCTGGTGGGCAACGCCATCAAGTTCACCCAGGAAGGCGAGGTGCTCGTCAGTGCCGGAGTGGTGTGCACCGACGGGGATTGCGAAACCGTGCGCATCGAGGTGCACGATTCCGGCGTGGGCATTCCGCGCGCCGCGCAGGCGAAGTTGTTCCAACCCTTCACCCAGGCCGATGGCAGCACCACGCGTCGCTTCGGCGGCACCGGGTTGGGGCTGGCGATCTCGTTGCGCCTGGTCGAGCTGATGGGCGGAGTGATCGATTTTGAGAGCGAGGAAGGGGAAGGCTCCACGTTTTGGTTTGAGATCCCGTTGGTGGGCGGGCGGTCGCGGAGTGGGCGTAAAGGCGATCCGCGGTTGGAAGACTTGCGCGTGCTGGTGGTGGCGCATGACGGGGATCGGCGCCGCTCGCTGCTGGCGCGTTTGCTGGAGGTCGGTATCCGCGGTGATGAAGCCACCACGGCCGAAGGCGCGGTGCATCGGCTCACCGCGGCCCGTGACGGACTGGACGATGGGGAGTTTCAATGCGTGCTCATGCTGGATGACCTGCAAGGGGTCGACGCGGTGGAACTGGCCACGCTTATCCGGGCAGATGTCGCTTACCGTGGGGTGAAGCTGGGTTTGGTCGGCGCGGTCGATGGCCGGGCGACAGGCGTGGCGGCGGCGTGTTTTGATTGGCGCTGGCCGGAGGCGGTGAGCCGCGATGCGCTGCGCTCGTGTTTCAACGAGGTGCTGGAGGCGCTTCACCCGGTCGCAGAGCCGGAGCGCGAGGCTGGCGAAGAGGATGTTTTGTTGACCAATCGCCGACCGGCGGCGCCGGAGCGCAAGCTGCGCCTGCTGGTGGTGGAAGACAATCACGAGAACCAGATCGTCGCGCGCATGCTGCTCGATTGGCTGGGGCACAGCGTGGAAGTGGTCGGCGACGGCAAGCAGGCTTTGGCGCGACTGCGTGAGGCGACTTTCGATGCCGTGTTGATGGATTGCCACATGCCGGTGCTCGATGGCTTCTCGACGACGCGGCGCATCCGTCGCGGAGAAGTGGAGGGCGTGAGCGAAAACCTGCCGATCATCGCCCTCACCGCCAATGCCTTGGAGTCGGATCGTGAGCGTTGCCTGCAAAGCGGCATGAGCGACTACATCGCCAAACCGATCGAGCCGGAGGAACTGGCGGCGGCCTTTGCGCGCTGCCGTCTGCTGGGCGAACCGACGGCGGGGGAGGGGGCATCGGCCGCGGCGGCGCGGACGGTCCCCGCGGCTTTGCGGATGAGCGACTGGGATCCGCAGCCGGTGCGCTTGTTTGAAACCATGTCCACGCGGGACGGCGCCTCCCTGGCGGTCACGATGGTGGAATTGTTCCTGAAGGAGACGGCGGGGCGACTCGCTGAGGTGGAGCGTTGTTTTGCGGCTCGTGACGCGGACGAGTTGGAAATGGTCGCGCACAAACTCGCCGGCAGTGCCGCCAATATCGGTGCTTTCGTGATGCGGGATGCCCTGCGCGAGATCGAAAACCTCGCCGCCGATCACGGGTGGGAGCAGGTGCCCAACGAAATTGCCCGCGCCCGCGATTCTTGGCTTAGGTTAGAACCCCTACTGGCCGATTACGTAGTTACCCGCACTTCAGCGGCCTAA
- a CDS encoding PAS domain-containing hybrid sensor histidine kinase/response regulator, with protein MSVHFSAPAGLPSEFERYAGIVHNAVEGVFQSTPDGRYLLVNPALARMYGYAGPDELMAQSVVSDISRLIYFDPAKRREFAERMQRDGVVEGMEYQVRRKDGAVIWIRESARAVRGPDGQVQYYEGFVQDISVRKEAEEALRKAKEAAEAANRAKSQFLAMMSHEIRTPMNGVIGMASLLSDTALDEQQGEFVETIRQSGDLLMSVINDILDFSKIESGHIEVEHEEFLLSDCVEVALDIFAQRATKRNLDFLYDIHPAVPSIVKGDCMRLRQVLVNLLGNAVKFTEEGEVALTVSTGELQPDGRQRLLFSVRDTGIGIPDASVSRLFETFYQVDASTTRRYGGTGLGLAISKRLIELMGGEVEVESELGRGSVFRFSVVVEPVASDVVPPTESGRPVLAGRRLLIVDDNETNRRILGTMARNHGMQPVLANSGREALSVLDGGGRIDFAILDMQMPEMDGVDLAKAIRRREAFAQLPLVMLSSLCLQDLGAGRALFQASLTKPAKPAQVLATLLRLAQAEPDGEPVEAEVMSAPSRPPVVAGPASTDPVVTPPFGNLKVLLAEDNLVNQRVAAVMLRRLGCDVSLALDGNEAVAAAAQTKFDVILMDVHMPAMDGEAATREIRAASDAGAHRPWIIALTANAMEGDRERCLRCGMDDYISKPVRIPQLAKVLERAVLASHEAGTAAPFALT; from the coding sequence ATGTCTGTCCACTTCTCCGCCCCCGCCGGGTTGCCCTCGGAGTTCGAGCGTTATGCCGGTATCGTGCACAACGCAGTGGAAGGCGTGTTCCAATCGACCCCGGATGGCCGCTATCTGCTGGTCAACCCGGCGCTCGCCCGGATGTATGGCTACGCGGGGCCGGACGAGTTGATGGCGCAGTCGGTTGTATCCGATATTTCACGACTGATCTATTTCGACCCGGCCAAACGGCGGGAGTTTGCCGAGCGCATGCAGCGCGACGGGGTGGTTGAGGGCATGGAGTATCAGGTGCGGCGCAAGGACGGGGCGGTGATTTGGATTCGCGAATCGGCGCGGGCGGTTCGGGGGCCCGACGGACAGGTGCAGTATTACGAGGGATTCGTGCAGGATATCTCCGTGCGCAAGGAGGCGGAGGAGGCGCTGCGCAAGGCCAAGGAAGCCGCCGAGGCGGCCAACCGCGCCAAAAGTCAGTTTCTCGCCATGATGAGTCACGAGATCCGCACGCCGATGAACGGGGTGATCGGTATGGCGTCGCTGTTGAGTGACACTGCCTTGGACGAACAACAGGGCGAGTTCGTGGAGACCATTCGGCAGAGCGGCGACCTGCTCATGTCGGTCATCAACGACATCCTCGACTTCTCGAAAATCGAATCGGGTCACATCGAGGTGGAGCACGAGGAGTTCCTGCTCTCGGACTGTGTGGAGGTCGCGCTCGACATCTTCGCGCAGCGCGCGACGAAGCGAAACCTGGATTTCCTCTACGACATTCATCCCGCGGTGCCGTCGATCGTGAAAGGGGACTGCATGCGCCTGCGGCAGGTGTTGGTAAACCTCTTGGGCAACGCGGTGAAATTTACGGAGGAGGGCGAAGTGGCGCTGACCGTGTCGACTGGCGAACTCCAACCCGATGGTCGCCAACGCCTGCTCTTCTCGGTGCGCGACACCGGCATCGGCATCCCGGATGCATCGGTATCGCGACTGTTCGAAACCTTTTACCAGGTCGATGCCAGCACCACCCGGCGTTATGGCGGCACGGGGCTCGGGCTCGCGATCAGCAAGCGCCTCATCGAGCTCATGGGCGGGGAAGTCGAGGTGGAGAGCGAGTTGGGCCGAGGGTCGGTGTTCCGCTTCAGCGTGGTGGTCGAGCCGGTGGCGTCCGATGTGGTGCCGCCGACGGAGTCGGGGCGTCCGGTGCTGGCCGGGCGGCGCCTGCTCATCGTCGACGACAATGAAACCAACCGCCGCATCCTCGGCACCATGGCGCGCAACCACGGGATGCAGCCGGTGCTGGCCAACTCCGGCCGCGAGGCGCTCTCCGTGCTCGATGGGGGCGGGCGCATCGATTTTGCCATTCTCGACATGCAGATGCCGGAGATGGATGGCGTTGATTTGGCCAAGGCGATTCGTCGGCGTGAGGCATTTGCCCAGTTGCCTTTGGTGATGCTGTCGTCGCTCTGCCTGCAGGATCTGGGCGCGGGACGGGCGCTGTTTCAGGCCAGTTTGACCAAGCCCGCCAAACCCGCGCAGGTCCTGGCGACCTTGCTGCGTCTGGCGCAGGCCGAGCCGGATGGTGAGCCGGTCGAAGCCGAGGTGATGTCGGCCCCGAGCCGACCGCCCGTCGTGGCCGGCCCCGCGAGCACCGACCCGGTGGTGACTCCGCCCTTTGGCAATCTGAAGGTGCTGTTGGCCGAGGACAACCTGGTCAACCAGCGGGTGGCGGCGGTCATGCTGCGTCGCCTCGGCTGCGACGTGTCGTTGGCGCTCGATGGCAACGAAGCCGTGGCGGCGGCCGCGCAGACCAAGTTTGATGTCATCCTCATGGATGTGCACATGCCGGCGATGGATGGCGAAGCCGCCACCCGTGAAATCCGCGCCGCCAGCGACGCCGGTGCGCATCGGCCGTGGATCATCGCGTTGACGGCCAATGCGATGGAAGGCGACCGCGAGCGGTGCCTGCGCTGCGGCATGGATGACTACATTTCCAAGCCCGTGCGTATCCCGCAGTTGGCCAAGGTGTTGGAGCGGGCGGTGCTGGCCAGTCACGAGGCGGGCACTGCGGCGCCCTTTGCGTTGACCTGA